A window from Manis javanica isolate MJ-LG chromosome 10, MJ_LKY, whole genome shotgun sequence encodes these proteins:
- the IFT22 gene encoding intraflagellar transport protein 22 homolog isoform X2, whose translation MLKAKILFVGPCESGKTVLANFLTESSNIAEYNPTQGVRFESCWPALMKDSHGVVIIFNADIPSHLKEIEMWYSCFVQQQFLQDTQCLLIAHHKPGSGSVKGNVSLAPPLNKLKLVHSHLEDDPEEIRMEFIKYLKNIVNSVSESRDREEMSIIT comes from the exons AGTGGAAAAACTGTTTTGGCCAACTTCCTGACAGAATCTTCTAACATCGCCGAATACAACCCAACCCAAGGAGTGAG GTTCGAGTCTTGCTGGCCAGCCCTAATGAAGGATTCCCACGGAGTGGTGATCATCTTCAATGCTGACATCCCGAGCCACCTGAAGGAAATCGAGATGTGGTATTCCTGCTTTGTCCAGCAGCAGTTCTTACAGGACACCCAGTGTCTGTTAATCGCACACCACAAACCAGGCTCTGGAAGCGTTAAAGGAAACGTGTCTTTGG cgCCACCCTTGAACAAGCTGAAGCTGGTGCACTCACACCTTGAGGATGACCCCGAAGAGATCAGGATGGAAttcataaagtatttaaaaaacatagtCAACTCAGTATCTGAGAGCAGAGACCGGGAGGAGATGTCAATTATTACCTGA
- the IFT22 gene encoding intraflagellar transport protein 22 homolog isoform X1: MLKAKILFVGPCESGKTVLANFLTESSNIAEYNPTQGVRILEFENPHVTSSNKGTGCEFELWDCGGDPKFESCWPALMKDSHGVVIIFNADIPSHLKEIEMWYSCFVQQQFLQDTQCLLIAHHKPGSGSVKGNVSLAPPLNKLKLVHSHLEDDPEEIRMEFIKYLKNIVNSVSESRDREEMSIIT, from the exons AGTGGAAAAACTGTTTTGGCCAACTTCCTGACAGAATCTTCTAACATCGCCGAATACAACCCAACCCAAGGAGTGAG gaTCCTGGAATTTGAGAACCCACACGTTACCAGCAGCAACAAAGGCACGGGGTGTGAATTTGAGCTGTGGGATTGTGGTGGCGATCCAAA GTTCGAGTCTTGCTGGCCAGCCCTAATGAAGGATTCCCACGGAGTGGTGATCATCTTCAATGCTGACATCCCGAGCCACCTGAAGGAAATCGAGATGTGGTATTCCTGCTTTGTCCAGCAGCAGTTCTTACAGGACACCCAGTGTCTGTTAATCGCACACCACAAACCAGGCTCTGGAAGCGTTAAAGGAAACGTGTCTTTGG cgCCACCCTTGAACAAGCTGAAGCTGGTGCACTCACACCTTGAGGATGACCCCGAAGAGATCAGGATGGAAttcataaagtatttaaaaaacatagtCAACTCAGTATCTGAGAGCAGAGACCGGGAGGAGATGTCAATTATTACCTGA